The genomic window TGTGTGCCAATGATTGTTGGATAATCCCATTTCTTCTCTGTCTCTTGTGAGGTGTCAGGCTGCAAGTGTCATTGTACATACCTTATATTACGATTTGTCATATGAATTGTTTGAAAATCTTATTGGGACGTGAGGAATTCACAGCCCTACCATCCCTTATTCTATCTTTTCTTCACTTATttcctaattaatttcatttgttGGGAGTATTTACTATTTAGTGCCCGTTTAAATTTTACATGTGTTTCCTAATCTTGGCTCGTGGTGTGCAACAAAGACACTGCTAAGGTAGTTTTGGTAACGGTAGAAGGAAGTGAATGCAGGAAGGAGGCCCTTGTTGCGTCTGTGACAGTAATGAAATCCGCAAGGATGGGAGCCCGTGTTACGCGGTGGCCTgctcaaaaatttatttgaactaaaaaaacccCACCCAGgcctgttaaaaaaaatttgaacaaaatataaagaatgtcTTTCCGCAGCAgttcttttttacaaaaaaccaaaatccaaaattctaagattataatttttttaaattattttttatttaattaaataacatcTGAGTTGGGTATatcaagattattttaaattatgataaattcaccaatatcaaaatgaaataatataactcaatttaaaataaataaaatatgaaattaaaaaaaatgaaaaaacaaaaacaaaaagctcaTGGGTGTGCTTGGCCCAATGCGCCATTGacctatttaatatttttcttttagagaTGGatgatgctttgttttttttttataagaaaacagTAGACAACCTGTCAATTACTGCAATAGTTTCTAGCCATTACAGGTGGTCGAATAATCAGATAGTCATCTCctagatataaaaaaaccctctttgatcccttttttttaaaaattttctagtgaaaaaaaaaaaaaaaccctaagaaacatctcaaggagttcaaaaacctatttttggtattaaatcaccatttaattagtttttaaaaaaaacccaatttaaaaaaaatcttaaagattgatctaatttttttagcaaGATAAATGGCAAAGTAGACTTAAATAGAACtctctttataaaataaaacctatGGACAACAAGAACGACGAGTCTTATCACTAAAAAATATCAGTTTCTAAACTTTCTCTCATCTTTAGTGTAACCGGACCACtctcttcctttcccttttctgtcatgaaaaaaaaaaaaaagttttgggacaaaatgtaaaaaactcataaaagaggcactaaaattaaaaaaaattgaaaaaaaacttctaggactaaaaatactaaaaacacaCCTCaactacagtaaaaaaaaaaattgctgggGACTttgttcaatgaaaaaaaaaactcatgatacTATTACAATTTACAATAATCTAGTGAGCGaacaataaaatccaaaaacatcaagaaaattaagtttatattaaaatgtaaaaactcATAAAGAGGGCTTaagatcaaaaaaaaatttgagggagTAAAAATGCTAAGAACACGCCTCAGCTACAGTAGCAAAAAAATAGCCTGGAACTTTGttcaattatcaaatttgattcttgagacaaattgaaacaaatcatTAACCCAAAccttcaaaaaaccaaaatcagaaggatcaaataaaaaaataaattaagtgaccaaaaaattaaaggatgaaaaaaaaaaacacacttatAACACATTCACGGTACACAATAATTTTATGCCTGAGTGAACAGTAAAATCCaagaattaatttagttttatttgtaaGAAGAAATTATTTCATTATGCATGCTTGCAAAATCAACTTTTGGTCCTTAGGAAGTGTGATATCATAAACATTTCCTGGAGTCtggaataaataattaattaataggatAAATCATATTTCGCATTTATTGATTCAGAAATATTGTTTCATTTCTGATCATATAGCTTGAAATTTCTGTTAATATAGTTTTTACGTTTTGAAGGATTTCTGCCGGTTGTCATCATATTTGCTAggggtgataaaaaaaactgaaaaacctattaaatcgagaaaaccagaaaaaaattaatcgaaaaaaccgaaccgaaaaaaaaaccgattaaaccgattaaaattttaaaaaaatcggccggttcggttcggtttcggttttataagcaaaaaaccgaaccgaaccgaaaccgaaaaaaaccgagcaaaaaccgagccaaactgaaaaaaccgagaaaaccgagccaaaccggaaaaaccaaggcaaaccggtttgaaccggtttttgccctaaaaaaccgaaccgaactgaaaccggtcggtttgacccggtttcggttcggtttcggttttttttttttaaaacaatttcggtttggttattttttttgataaaaaccgaaccgaaccgaaaataatatgtataggtattgagaaaaagaaatcacCATGGACCTTTATGCTCCTTGGAGCTGAGATGATTATGGCCGAGCCATTGTGTTCTTCCCAGAAGATGTGTACGAACAagtccacacacacacatattataAGCTCCTTCTTTCACGTTACGTGGGCGTGTGCCATTTTGGAtcaaatgagaaattaataaagctatgaaattttaatatttacttttgaaaacaaataaaaaacactggTACAGTTCATGATACAAGGTATTGGATATAAAAtggggatttttattttttataattcagtTTCGAGATTCAATTCAGGtttagtaattaattataattaccaGGCAGAAACCAGAATgaaatgatgatattttttcttttagatattGTTGCTAGGAATTAGGGAtgatagaatttaaatttatgattatttggttattaaatttgataattgaaaataagttctataaaaaaaaaactctagatgATATggttatatatatgttaatatattttttacatttcatattgttttctttaacaTTTTCACTCAAGCATCATAATACatataaactattaaataattattttttttttatcattttcttgatttattttattttttaatttcattccttattattttatttcatttaatttttatactaggTTTGGTaatcatttttttgattttgtttttttgtttttttatcccttttttgattaattttatttttcattgtttttttttatgagaattggttctcattcatttgattattctttgttttgttttgttttttttttttaatttcaggtttttggatgattgagaattttgcttcatgattttttttgtgtttgcctTCTACGGAGTCATCTCGGTCTCAGAACCCGGGTCATGTATTTCAAAGATTAGCCTgatttcattttgatctttttaggttttttttttatttcatccttctatATTAGGTTATTGGGCGCACCTtgagtttcatggttttttttttattttctttctatgagggATTATCCCGATCTAATATCCAGGATTGCAGattaatcaagttaacccgaattgacttaagtttttttttaattgtttttttttagttttttcttttatcatttagttTGTTCTAGAGTtaacctctatttttttattcaattttttttgtatggggTCATCCCGACCTCGTATGATGCTATAAAATTGATAAGTTGACTcgagtgaatttttttattttttatttttattttgtttatcctTCACGTTCTTTATTTTCCACATTGTGCTCTTGATTTACTGATCTTTATTGATGGCCCGATTAGATGGTCTAACATCAAGAGTTCTAGACCTATAATCACATGGTCTCCCCTTGAACCTTATGTGCTAAAATGGAACGTGGATGGATCTTCTATTAGCAAGCCTGGTTAAATGTGCAGGTATTAATGGGGTTCTTCCTGATAAAAAAGGATTGGTACGTATTAggtattttctcttttccagTCGGGATCAAAGAATCTAATGAAGCTGAGCTGTTAGCAGTGATTAAAGCTTCAGAATATCTTCATCTATAGTAAACTTGTTTGGTGTGGGAATTATAATTGAATCTCCACTTCCTCCATTAGGCAGTACTGGAGATTCCATGAGCTCTTCATTCATGGGTTCAGTGTCTTCCTCTCATACCTCAAGGGATGCTAATCACATGGCTGATGGACTTGCTAAACGAAGTGTCTCTAGAAATTACGAGTTTGCGATTTTGCTGAGGAAGATACTGATATAACTCTTGAAGAAGCTGATTGATATTGGCATCGAGGACGATACAGAGGCAGGGGCTGGGtctttgattgttttgtttggtCTTTTGAGCTATCTAGGGCATTGCGTGCATGGTTCTTTGTTGCTTTTCTGTTTTTACTGCCTTGCAGACCCATATTCTGGTCTCTGTTTTGCCTTTTATAGCtaggtttaatttatttttcttataaaaaagggTACCATTTtactttagaaaataaaacaaataattattaattcataataaataacAGTTATAAACTATTAAATAGATTTATATACATGTATTgcactttaaaaaatcatcctATCCTTTTATAATTTAACTAATTGTTAggcaattaatattaattagtggaatttcaattaattttttttcttactttataaaagaattttttttttaagttgttaaaaagtcatTTTTAAGTGGTTACAAATATAAGTTTAaactaaaaagtgtttttacttGGTGCTATCATAAAATGTGTCTTATTACTTGGTGgcactaataaaattataatgaatttaAGTAACCATATCAAGCAATctataagatatatttatatactAGTGCATTATATAATGTAGAGCCGAATATATATTCGGCactacattatatatataacgaGTATTCGGCACTACATTATATAACAAGTGGAGtcgttatatatataatgtagtGCCGCCGAATATATATTCAGCATTACATTATATAACCCActtgtttgagattttttgtGAGCACTTGATTTATGAAATCTAACAACTGAAATATTTGATAagtgatattataaaaaattttgataaGATTTTTCGATAAGATTAGCATGACTAAATAAGTAATTCACAActatatcaaaattttattcttgatgaaATCTAATGATCGAAATATTCGGTAGGTGATGTAATAAAAATGTTTCAATAAGATTAACATGGCTCTTAAAAGGTAATTAACAACTATATTAGATTTGTGTCTTCTAGATAGATATCGAAATTACTTATCAATGCATGAATAaaatccaatattgaaatatttggtAGGTATTGTTGTGGAAATTTTGGATAAGATTAGCATGACTAAAAAGGTAATTCACAACTATActaaatttgtattttctagttttatttttcctaaaatggtttcataaaaaatctaaaatgagTGAATTATTTAGTGTATTGCTAATTTTACCGAATTCATATATTGAAATCTTATCTGTTAACGAACGAAATTCGATGATTGATATATTCGAAAAATAATGTCGTTCAAACTTTTTGATAAGATAATCCCGATAGAAAAGGTAATTCATATAAATACTAGATTTTTATTCTCAATTAggcataaaatattaaagttaaaaaatcaaacttttccTATTTTGATTAATTCGCACACCTATGACCAGCAGGATACAACTTTTCATGACCAACACCATCAAGGGCACATTCGTAAATTAATAAACCAAAGAGGCACCAACGTTATAGTTTCCCTCCTCTTCGAAATGCCACCAATTTCCACCCCCTAACTACCAAGAATACACCACATCATTACCGTCCAATACACTAACATAAACCACGTGTACGTCCAGAAATAAAGAATCACATCATTTAACCATAGACCTAAACAGTACCATAACATGAAGAGACACCAAAGGTAACTGTAACTAACTgccattttaaatatttttttgcctcCACAACTCTTTAAATACGCCTTTGATTTGCTTGATCCTAGCACAACAATTAATCACAAGTAATTAGCCCTttaatctctttgtttttgttcttaatccCATTTTTCTTGATTCACCATgactaacaacaacaacaacaacaataacaaggATGCTGCTGCCATCCCTGATAAGGCCAATGAGCATTCAGAAGCAGCCAACAGCCCTAGAAGAAACCTCAACGATCAAGAGGAGGCTATCGCCCCACCAAGGCCAACAGTCCAACGGTCTACTGTCGAAACCGGTGGACCTTCTTCTGTTTCTGGTCCTGCCAGGCCGGCAGGAACTGAAGTTGGTGCATCTCCTGCTGCCGTGACTTTAACTGGTGGTGCTAGCCCATCAACTCCTGTAAGAATTGGAGGGAGTGGTACTGCTGCTGTTGATCCCAGTACTGTTGCTGCTACTGTAGTGGCTGGAGAAGGGTCGTCCTTGAGAAAACGATCTGGAAAGGGTGAAGAGAGCAGTCCTCATGTGTCCAAGAAGGCTAAGGGAGAGATGGACATTAATCCTGACGCTGAACCGACGTGCTCTACATGTGGCCGAACATTTGCCTCCTGGAAGGCGGTATTTGGTCATATGCGTGCACACCCTGATCGCGGCTGGAGAGGTGCCTTCCCCCCTCCGGAATGGTCTCCAGAAAAGCCTAATGACCAGCAGGGAGATCAAAGTGCTCTACGAAGCCAATTAGCACCAAGGCTGCTAAGTTTGGCAATAGACACTCTAAATCAGATGAAGCACGATCAAGGTCATGAGGCTGGTTCTTCGACAAATCGAAGAAACTTTGATTTGAATACGGAACCACCGAGAGAATCAGAAAGTAATTCTGGATCTTCTTCTCCCCCAAGCAGTGGAAACCGGTTTGATCTTAATAAACCTCCGAAAGCTGATCATAACAATGGCAACGAGGGAGCatccaaataaattataattaggcTGCTCAAAGATGTTTTTAACCTATGTTTTATTACTTGCTTTTAAATCATGCTCATTTGAGTATTAGAGATTTAGAGttgtaataaattatttgtcCATTTAGTGGAAATATGATCGCATTTAGAtgttcttcattttcattttctttttccttttgttttaataaactcTTGAAGGAAATTCTTGTTATATAGATAACAAGAATGCTGGGAACTTGTTTGTACTCGATATGGCTTCCTTCAAATTATCTCTTTGTTTTATTCCCCCCTTCCATGCTTTTGTAACAAAAAAGTGTGAATTAAGTGCATttctcttttctgttctttctgtccAACGTACGTGATGATATTTAAGGAGAGCCATCATGTAAAAGATGTTAGGGTTaattcttgaagcatcttggtGACTACTCTCTTATAACTCTACACAGTCCACCATACAATAAGCAATATTCTAAATGCCATGATAATTTTACGCCTAAACAAAGAAGTCCCAGATGGATTACTAGCATTACAAATTAAGGGAATTGACTTTTTTCTGAGAAAATTGTGAAGAGTAGTTTCATCTTCTGCTTGTAATTTCTTGAAACCGGCATGCCATGCCAGTCCAACTGGATAAACTGCGTGTTTGAACGTAGAACGACTCGGGAATATCAACAGAATATATAGGTTTTAACTCGAAAACATCTTGTTTGTCAGAGTAGAAATGTGTTCCATTAATTGATTCGATTCGTGCTATAGGTAGGAGCGGTGAAGAGATTAACATCTGGACATTTCAATCACAGTTCTTGATTATACACAGACCTTTTAGACTTTCAAAAGACATTGATCGTTGATTTATCGGCTAACGTTAAGATTTTGATGACAATCTTCATCTTCGTTCTTCATACTttgtattcttttctttttcctctgaAATTAAGAAAGTTGCATATATGTATTGGAAACACAAAGTACTACGTCCATCGAAGGTTGCGGTAATAGTTTTAAGTCACTTGTTTCTCCGTGTAAAATTCGTTAAAACTGTTTCCTATCATCCATTTTTACCCTAAAACATAAGGACATAGAAATGAAaacgataaataaataaaatcttatttgtagaaataatattaatttaatgccataaatttataaattacttCTATGGCAAGGGATTGCGTGATTAGCCACCTTAGTTTTGTGAAGTTCTTACAAATATCACTTAATCGAATATTTccaactataattttatatgtttttagattatttatgtGTTGaagttaaatataatattttttaaaaataaaaaatatttttaaaaataattaattattaccgTATTCCGAACTTTAAAACCatctaaaatgagaaaaaatctAGTTATAGAAAAATAGgatgttttaagaaaatattgattTCTTACGTGGAGCCAtgctgctaaaaaaaaaaaaaaacatttcattgtGAACATAAATATAACTTCAATAATCACAGTTTATTTAAACAATCATTTATTGACTTAATTATTGATTATCATGCATGGTCATATACACTATATTTGTTGATATCTTACAACCCGGTCAAAGTTTTCGATTCAATTATGgaaacataattgttttttcttttattttaaaaaataaaaattgattcaaaatgTTCGAATAGActgatgttttaaaattcataaatagcATCCAAATCTCTCTTCCTTACCTTTATATGTTAAAgacttaattatttcattaattaatttaaaatttaaaattatgaacaCCATCTTACAAACCTCTCACCACTGCATTAATTATGCTCAAGTTCATTagtttaattagataaaatgaGAGCATAAATTTTTCTAACTGTGTGGTCAACTATGTTTTTACATCAtgtaaagaattattttaatttaaaattttaaaattttaagcgaaatatgataaataaatttatattactctttaatACTATATTACAAAATTAGAATTATCTATACTTGATTAAAAAGTTGATTGTATTCGTTGCTCTAATTAAGCATAGAATCTCTTGAAGCACATCAACACACCTGACTACACAATGAATTGCATtgaaaattaatacttttactTTGTGATGATAATGTACGTAATTGTTTAACAATTTATATTAGGTGGAGAAACATCAATATGACTTTATAAATACtactaaattaattatattaaaatattaataataattttatcgcAAATATGTATTCTAATCAAAAGAGTGATTGATTTAACCAACCaagaaaccgaaaaaaaacattacgaactcttttttttttaattcaaattcatttcatttaaatcccataTTTTAGCTATAATTAAACACTCCAGTCACATTTAGGCTAAgtttgttttccggaattcactttccggaaaatcattttccaaacttttctgtgtttgtttgacattagaaaagttggtcaacggaaaacactttcaagtcaaagaaaaatttagtttgatttccatgaaagtgttttcctgaaaaatttgggcggaaaacactttccggaagttgtgaaaaatttagaaatgtcatattatttgttgattctatcaaatttggttctcaaacttttgattgatatatatattttgttttgaatatttattttttaatttcatctcttaaaatttaatttttatattaactttggtcatcatttttataattattatttgcttttcccttatcattttttattgaaattttttatctatcaaatttgatcctcattcttttgattgttacttattttttttgaaataatttatgaaatgttaattattattattttaatttcttcatctttcatttttttattttttagatttgatttctattattttgattattatttattttatttgagataatttatgaaattatattttttttcaatttcattctcattcaactttttaatttgtaagatttgttcctcattaatttaataaacttgagaaaaataaaacattaataagttatttttcagcttattttcaatgacataaccaaacactggaaaatgttttccaacttattttccattacactaccaaacatcagaaaataattcactttcttggAATTcacggaattcactttcccgaaatttatttttcaaaaggaaattacttttcagcaaacaaacggagTCTTAATTAACTACAAATTATTGGAAAGAATTCACTTCATTAATTCCCATCAAAATATCCAGATCGAACAAAATGCTTCTTTACATAAAGAGCTCTACAGAATTATAAGAACAAGCTTTGTtcgatttttaattttttgtatttagtaGCATAGCTACGCTATCTAGTGACGTTgaatttactatatatatatatatatatatatatatatatatatatatatatatatatatatatatattaagttaaGCATGCTCAACATTGGTCAAGGAGtaatttaactatattttttattacaaggattaattaatttattttaataaactagcTAGATAgattgaattataattaaatatcacaGGCATTCATCAATCCATAA from Populus trichocarpa isolate Nisqually-1 chromosome 5, P.trichocarpa_v4.1, whole genome shotgun sequence includes these protein-coding regions:
- the LOC7492122 gene encoding uncharacterized protein LOC7492122, with the protein product MTNNNNNNNNKDAAAIPDKANEHSEAANSPRRNLNDQEEAIAPPRPTVQRSTVETGGPSSVSGPARPAGTEVGASPAAVTLTGGASPSTPVRIGGSGTAAVDPSTVAATVVAGEGSSLRKRSGKGEESSPHVSKKAKGEMDINPDAEPTCSTCGRTFASWKAVFGHMRAHPDRGWRGAFPPPEWSPEKPNDQQGDQSALRSQLAPRLLSLAIDTLNQMKHDQGHEAGSSTNRRNFDLNTEPPRESESNSGSSSPPSSGNRFDLNKPPKADHNNGNEGASK